Within the Magnetospirillum sp. genome, the region GATCGTGAACAACGGATCGCCCCAACGGATCAGAATGTCGGCCGTATAGCCGGGAGCGACGTGATGCTTCTCGTCGACGCCATGTTCGATCTCGGTGAAACTGAAGCTCGGCTTCGCGGCAGTCTGCGCTGCCGCACCGTCGGTCGAGCCGGCATAGGCGGCGATCGCGGTCGTCGCGAGCAGCCCGCCCATCAGATCGCGGCGCCCGAGGCGGGCGGCAATCACGTCGCCGATCGTTGTGTTGGCCGTCGGGTTCGACGGAATGTCTTCGGAGACTTCATAGAGTTCGCCCATCGTCATCCCGGCATATTCCGGGCGCGCGGCGAGGGTTGCGTAATCCTTCGAATTCATTGGGGAGGCCTCCAAGAGGGGAATCAGGACCCCGCTTGGATACCAACACCACATTGCAGAAAGATTACAGCCTTCGTGAATTTCTCGTTCACATCTTCGCGGCGACGTAAAACAGACCGGCCATACCAACGGCGGCGGCCGGCATGATCCAGAAGCCCGCGTCGCCGCGCCCCTTGTTGCGCAGATTGAACACGTGGCGCACGCTTGCCCCCACGCAGGCGATGCCCGCGAGCAGCGCCCAGTTCCATTCGTGGCCCCAGGTGCTGCCGTAGTTCTTCGACAGCATGATGAAGACGATCGGCAGCGTGAAGTAGTTGTTGTGCAGCGAGCGGAATTTTGCCTGGTTGGCGAAGCGATATTGCGGCGTGCGCCCCTCGCGCGTGGCGTCGACAAGCTCGCGTTGGTTCGGAATAATGATCAGCCACACATTGGCGGTCATGATCGTGCCGATGACCGCGCCCACGTGGATATAGGCAGCGTGCGGCGCCATCACGCGCGTGAGCAGATAGGCAAGCAGCACGAAGCCAAGGAAAGTCGCGACCGTCGCGGCGAACGAGTTGCCTTCCGCCCAGGTGGTTTTCCACATCTGATCGTAAAGGATCCAGCACAGCGCGATAACGCCGAGCGAAAAAGCAGCCGCCCCCAGCGTGCCGAATTGCGCGAAAGACGGATGCGTGAGGAACGACCCGCCCGAGCCCACATAGTAGACAAGCGACAGCAGCAGCACACCCGAGATCCAGGTGAAAGCCGCT harbors:
- a CDS encoding urate hydroxylase PuuD, with protein sequence MLQLLPEWLDMIVRWTHVITGIAWIGSSFYFNWLESKFRAPEVPRDRIEGETWLVHGGGFYRVEKFAVAPPTLPAELHWFKWEAAFTWISGVLLLSLVYYVGSGGSFLTHPSFAQFGTLGAAAFSLGVIALCWILYDQMWKTTWAEGNSFAATVATFLGFVLLAYLLTRVMAPHAAYIHVGAVIGTIMTANVWLIIIPNQRELVDATREGRTPQYRFANQAKFRSLHNNYFTLPIVFIMLSKNYGSTWGHEWNWALLAGIACVGASVRHVFNLRNKGRGDAGFWIMPAAAVGMAGLFYVAAKM